One Megasphaera elsdenii DSM 20460 genomic window carries:
- a CDS encoding MarR family winged helix-turn-helix transcriptional regulator: MDYTRCINFLLTISQHEVFLIFSENLSEFGITPGQYGVLACLWKDETLTPKEIANILRVENSTISGVLDRMQKRGLIDRILDPNNRRSIRVKPTAAGMAIKEPVQKRIEELNDMVFKDFKPEEREELLNLLTRIGKVCAADLKEGK, encoded by the coding sequence GTGGATTACACGAGATGCATTAATTTTTTGCTAACCATTTCACAACATGAAGTCTTTTTGATCTTCTCCGAAAACCTTTCCGAGTTCGGCATCACACCGGGACAATACGGCGTCCTGGCCTGTCTCTGGAAAGATGAAACGCTGACGCCGAAGGAAATTGCCAACATCCTGCGCGTCGAAAACTCCACCATTTCCGGCGTCCTCGACCGGATGCAGAAGCGAGGCCTCATCGACCGCATCCTCGACCCCAATAACCGCCGCAGCATCCGCGTCAAACCGACGGCTGCCGGCATGGCCATCAAAGAACCGGTCCAGAAGCGTATCGAAGAACTGAACGACATGGTCTTTAAAGATTTTAAGCCAGAAGAGCGGGAGGAACTACTGAACCTGCTCACACGCATCGGAAAAGTCTGTGCCGCTGATTTGAAAGAAGGGAAATGA
- a CDS encoding YbaB/EbfC family nucleoid-associated protein gives MFGGNMQGMMKKVQKMQKEMKKLQEDLKKRTVEATVGGGVLTIVMNGEKNVESVHIDPSIIDPEDAEMLEDLMVAAVNEANKKVDDMMAQEMSKITGGMHLPGMF, from the coding sequence ATGTTTGGTGGAAATATGCAAGGTATGATGAAGAAAGTACAGAAAATGCAGAAAGAAATGAAGAAACTGCAGGAAGATTTGAAGAAACGCACTGTCGAAGCGACCGTCGGCGGCGGTGTCCTGACCATCGTCATGAACGGTGAAAAGAACGTCGAAAGCGTCCACATCGACCCGAGCATCATCGACCCGGAAGACGCTGAAATGCTGGAAGACCTCATGGTCGCTGCCGTCAATGAAGCCAACAAGAAAGTGGACGATATGATGGCTCAGGAAATGAGCAAGATCACCGGTGGCATGCACCTGCCGGGCATGTTTTAA
- the recR gene encoding recombination mediator RecR, with product MDTPLDKLTEEFRRLPGIGVKTARKLAYYIVQQPASRVDEFVDAIRDAKANMHFCSVCFNLSSQDPCPICSDISRDRSTICVVETPQDVQAIERSGDYHGLYHVLHGALSPLDGVNVEDLRIRELLQRLGNTTVKEVILATDPDVEGEATALYLARLIKTAGIRVTRIARGLPMGGDIEYADEATLAGAVANRQEM from the coding sequence ATGGATACGCCATTAGATAAGCTGACGGAAGAGTTCCGCCGCCTTCCCGGCATTGGCGTCAAGACGGCACGCAAGCTGGCCTACTATATCGTCCAGCAGCCGGCCAGCCGTGTCGACGAATTTGTCGATGCTATCCGCGATGCCAAAGCGAATATGCACTTCTGCTCGGTCTGCTTCAACTTATCGTCCCAGGATCCGTGCCCGATTTGCAGCGACATCAGCCGCGACCGCTCGACGATCTGCGTCGTCGAAACGCCGCAGGATGTCCAGGCCATTGAACGCAGCGGCGATTACCACGGCTTATATCACGTCCTGCACGGGGCCTTATCGCCTTTAGACGGCGTCAACGTCGAAGACCTGCGTATCCGCGAGCTCCTGCAGCGTCTGGGGAATACGACGGTCAAGGAAGTCATCTTGGCTACCGATCCTGACGTAGAAGGCGAAGCGACGGCGTTATACCTGGCCCGCCTCATCAAGACGGCCGGCATCCGCGTGACCCGCATTGCCCGCGGGCTTCCCATGGGCGGCGACATTGAATATGCTGACGAAGCGACGCTGGCTGGTGCCGTTGCCAATCGGCAGGAAATGTGA
- a CDS encoding OmpH family outer membrane protein, producing MKLRKMMMTTVAAAMLTLSAAGASFASGLGTINAGALLQQHPQYAKTMAAWQSDVKSAQQDFQKELKKTNDKAAQQALVQKYNTKLNQQRIALFSPLEKDILAKTQAVQKEKGLDYVVLSGSVVIGQAQDITKDVAAKLK from the coding sequence ATGAAATTACGTAAAATGATGATGACCACTGTAGCCGCAGCCATGCTGACCCTCAGCGCTGCCGGCGCATCCTTCGCATCGGGCTTGGGCACGATCAATGCCGGTGCTCTCTTGCAGCAGCATCCGCAGTACGCTAAGACCATGGCTGCTTGGCAGTCCGACGTCAAATCGGCTCAGCAGGATTTCCAGAAAGAATTAAAAAAGACCAACGACAAGGCCGCTCAGCAGGCACTGGTACAGAAATATAACACCAAACTGAACCAGCAGCGCATCGCCCTGTTCTCGCCCTTGGAAAAGGATATCCTCGCTAAGACTCAGGCCGTCCAGAAAGAAAAAGGCCTGGACTACGTCGTCCTCTCGGGCTCCGTCGTCATCGGCCAGGCCCAGGACATCACCAAAGACGTCGCTGCTAAATTGAAATAA
- a CDS encoding OmpA family protein has translation MMKKKSLVLAAVMAACATSFAFATPQTQWNQGQWQLDLGAWNPKAEVDSSNWKDSDFQEKTDSKWNFQGGLSYGLTDKWGLQYNYYGLKTKYNGDHDNYKTDGDEHEVNLVYSINKNFAAFAGWNRIKNESEDVSQTNNVAQIGLIAKAPLAKNLDFYAKGAVGTKKTTMWEAGLGYSITPDLDISAGYRYLNTKLADEGDNTFGALKDDANISYKGFIAGLSYRFGGGHKEEAPAPEPVYTPEPTPAPVVETPVQKNDYYVESVHFGFDEDQPLASERAKMDHFVQVAKANPSDTFKLVGNTDAKGSNAYNDDLSKRRVDNVAAYAESQGVPASQMQLDYKGKTDPVSTNDTEQGRADNRRVDIWQNH, from the coding sequence ATGATGAAAAAGAAATCTTTAGTATTGGCTGCAGTCATGGCAGCCTGCGCTACTTCCTTTGCTTTCGCTACGCCGCAGACGCAGTGGAACCAGGGACAGTGGCAGCTCGATTTAGGCGCTTGGAACCCGAAAGCAGAAGTTGACTCCAGCAACTGGAAAGACAGCGATTTCCAGGAAAAAACGGACTCTAAATGGAACTTCCAGGGCGGCTTGAGCTATGGCCTTACCGACAAATGGGGCTTGCAGTACAACTACTATGGCCTCAAAACCAAGTACAACGGGGACCATGACAACTACAAGACTGATGGCGATGAACACGAAGTAAACCTCGTTTACTCCATCAACAAGAACTTCGCTGCCTTCGCCGGCTGGAACCGCATTAAGAACGAAAGTGAAGATGTTAGCCAGACGAATAACGTCGCTCAGATCGGCTTGATCGCCAAAGCTCCCCTGGCTAAGAACCTCGACTTCTACGCTAAAGGCGCTGTCGGCACTAAGAAGACGACCATGTGGGAAGCTGGCCTCGGCTACAGCATCACACCGGACCTCGACATCAGCGCTGGCTATCGTTACTTGAACACCAAATTGGCTGATGAAGGCGACAACACATTTGGTGCATTGAAAGACGACGCTAACATCTCCTACAAAGGCTTCATCGCTGGCCTCTCCTATCGCTTCGGCGGCGGCCACAAAGAAGAAGCCCCGGCTCCGGAACCGGTTTACACACCGGAACCGACTCCGGCACCGGTCGTTGAAACGCCGGTCCAGAAGAACGACTACTACGTTGAAAGCGTTCACTTCGGCTTCGACGAAGACCAGCCGCTCGCTTCCGAACGCGCTAAGATGGACCACTTCGTCCAGGTTGCTAAAGCAAACCCTAGCGATACGTTCAAACTCGTCGGCAACACCGATGCCAAAGGCTCCAACGCTTACAACGATGACCTTTCCAAACGCCGCGTAGATAACGTAGCAGCATATGCTGAAAGCCAGGGCGTACCGGCTTCGCAGATGCAGCTCGACTACAAAGGCAAAACGGACCCCGTCAGCACCAACGACACCGAACAGGGCCGCGCTGACAACCGCCGCGTAGATATCTGGCAGAATCACTAA
- a CDS encoding GtrA family protein yields the protein MKRKQIFGFDYTNNEYMKIFMYLLVGGSAALLEWSLFYIFFRLLSAGAVFSMQTQTVLAATTLAFASSTLYHYVLCNRFVFDSGSRYHRGTEVSLVFVVSAIGLGWNLLLMWLFTSPAILGLNPMVSKIMASAIVTVWNYVSRKKWIFK from the coding sequence ATGAAACGCAAGCAGATTTTTGGCTTTGATTATACCAATAACGAGTATATGAAAATCTTCATGTACCTTCTCGTCGGCGGCTCGGCGGCTCTCTTGGAATGGTCGCTTTTTTATATTTTCTTCCGGCTGTTGTCAGCCGGTGCTGTGTTTTCGATGCAGACGCAGACCGTCCTGGCTGCGACGACCCTGGCTTTTGCCTCGTCGACTCTATATCATTATGTGCTCTGTAACCGCTTTGTCTTCGACAGCGGCAGCCGCTATCACCGCGGGACGGAAGTGTCCCTGGTCTTCGTTGTCAGTGCCATCGGCCTGGGCTGGAATCTCCTGCTCATGTGGCTGTTTACGTCACCGGCTATTTTAGGGCTGAATCCGATGGTGTCGAAAATCATGGCCAGTGCCATCGTTACCGTTTGGAATTATGTGTCGCGTAAGAAATGGATTTTTAAGTAA
- the dnaX gene encoding DNA polymerase III subunit gamma/tau, with translation MAYIALYRKWRPKDFEDVVGQSHITETLQKAIDTDKVAHAYLFSGPRGTGKTSTAKIFARAMNCVHGPTSHPCNECEVCRHIMSGESLDVVEIDAASNRSIEDIRTLRETIKFMPAEGHKKIYIIDEVHMLTTEAFNALLKTLEEPPAHVIFILATTEPERIPMTILSRCQRYEFRRITSEDIAKRLLYVAGQEQIDLTKGAAHILAVQADGGMRDALSMLDQCVSNTSGTIDEGVVRDLLGLIGKDWLFSLAQAIFDGQGDVIIKAVDDVIHMGKEPRVILMELLAHLRAVMLCQAASSSDTLSAYDDCLDELRKQAGEWTPAAVFQVLAILQQALLTAKTSPVPRIAVEMGLLMAARQLNQPPVVPVAAASAAKAPAKPAKTAVAEKPEVVPVPEEDDYSGGYGLEEAVPFPEEEFTSPGPTVGQAPVQEAAAAMPQPARPPVPPAPPRPEPVKAAAPAANVPAPAPSPAAQPVASAEYQDVWKKMCAILDKEKKKAVLSCIRNGRVVYIGEGQVIVAFKTAFMVKRANREDYYKFTDAALSQILGGTYHMQGFLEGDAELDGYEKKKSNLTRPAEPEPLPEEDIPVPAPSQEAASSSDETAWQPASIEDMDEAERAALGPLLKNVGDCNIYIENKK, from the coding sequence ATGGCATATATTGCATTATACCGCAAATGGCGGCCGAAGGATTTTGAAGATGTCGTCGGCCAGTCCCATATCACGGAAACCCTGCAAAAAGCGATAGATACGGACAAAGTAGCCCATGCTTACTTGTTTTCCGGTCCCCGCGGGACGGGCAAGACGAGCACGGCTAAAATTTTTGCCCGGGCCATGAACTGTGTCCACGGGCCGACGTCCCACCCGTGCAATGAATGTGAAGTCTGCCGCCACATCATGAGCGGCGAGTCCCTGGATGTCGTCGAAATCGATGCCGCTTCCAACCGCAGCATCGAAGACATCCGCACCTTGCGGGAAACGATTAAATTCATGCCGGCTGAAGGCCATAAGAAGATTTACATCATCGATGAAGTCCATATGCTGACGACAGAAGCTTTCAATGCCCTTCTGAAGACCCTGGAAGAACCGCCGGCCCATGTCATCTTCATCCTGGCGACGACGGAGCCGGAACGGATTCCCATGACCATCTTGTCGCGCTGTCAGCGTTATGAGTTCCGGCGTATTACCAGCGAGGATATTGCCAAACGCCTGCTCTATGTGGCCGGACAGGAACAGATCGACCTGACCAAAGGTGCTGCCCATATCCTGGCCGTCCAGGCCGACGGCGGCATGCGCGATGCTTTGAGTATGCTCGACCAGTGCGTCAGCAACACGAGCGGTACCATTGACGAAGGCGTCGTCCGCGATTTGCTAGGCCTCATCGGCAAAGACTGGCTGTTTTCCCTGGCTCAGGCCATTTTCGACGGCCAAGGCGATGTCATCATCAAGGCTGTCGACGACGTCATCCATATGGGCAAGGAGCCGCGGGTCATCTTGATGGAGCTGCTGGCTCATTTGCGGGCCGTCATGCTCTGCCAGGCCGCGTCATCTTCCGACACCCTTTCGGCTTACGACGACTGCCTCGACGAGTTGCGTAAACAGGCTGGCGAATGGACGCCAGCGGCAGTTTTTCAAGTCCTGGCCATTTTACAGCAGGCACTGCTGACGGCCAAGACGTCGCCGGTTCCGCGCATTGCCGTGGAAATGGGGCTGCTCATGGCAGCGCGGCAGCTGAATCAGCCGCCCGTTGTCCCCGTTGCAGCGGCTTCTGCCGCCAAGGCTCCGGCTAAACCGGCTAAAACTGCTGTGGCAGAAAAGCCGGAAGTCGTCCCAGTTCCGGAAGAGGACGATTACAGCGGCGGCTACGGCCTGGAAGAAGCTGTTCCCTTTCCAGAAGAAGAGTTTACTTCACCTGGACCCACCGTTGGCCAGGCACCGGTACAGGAAGCTGCGGCCGCTATGCCCCAGCCTGCTCGTCCGCCTGTGCCACCGGCACCGCCCCGGCCCGAGCCCGTGAAGGCGGCCGCTCCGGCTGCGAACGTACCCGCTCCGGCACCGTCCCCGGCAGCGCAGCCTGTCGCATCGGCCGAATACCAGGACGTCTGGAAAAAGATGTGCGCCATTCTCGATAAAGAAAAGAAGAAAGCCGTCTTGTCCTGTATTCGCAACGGCCGCGTCGTTTACATCGGCGAAGGCCAGGTCATCGTCGCCTTTAAGACGGCCTTCATGGTGAAAAGGGCCAACCGGGAAGATTACTATAAGTTTACCGATGCTGCCTTATCCCAGATACTGGGCGGTACGTACCACATGCAGGGCTTTTTGGAAGGTGATGCCGAACTGGATGGGTACGAAAAAAAAAAGAGTAACCTGACCCGGCCGGCGGAACCTGAACCGCTGCCCGAAGAGGATATTCCAGTTCCTGCGCCATCTCAAGAAGCAGCTAGTTCCAGCGATGAAACGGCATGGCAACCGGCTTCCATCGAGGATATGGATGAAGCCGAACGAGCCGCCTTGGGACCATTGCTTAAAAACGTAGGAGACTGTAATATATATATAGAAAATAAAAAATAA
- a CDS encoding M20/M25/M40 family metallo-hydrolase codes for MARAARVMEILQDMIHIDSETNTPKERQMELYLQQFFSHLDDVASGLIHVPDDNCQRSVVYGLVRGSTGHTVIFMNHHDVVDVESYGYLRDQAFDPQGLYKALERAPLSEDVRRDWESGEWLFGRGSCDMKGGAAAQLAVFEDYAAHPGKASLIYLSLPDEETYSAGMRTAITLLNELRSSYGLIYDILIDSEPNHKEQGKLVAYTGSVGKILPVVLVQGKPVHIGCYDKGMNPVGVLAHLIAATEGSRELTDSCDGEQTPPPAWVYLRDRKERYDVTLPQRVAAALNLLTYDKTPDDVMYVLLEETRRAVHDLQQTMGSNLPVSVCSADELLQQAAAYPGFDVFYEAAKQASFVALQDGRSTYAEETIHLLEQILDFTGMTAPMAVVAFAPPYYPAADSLSFPTPAFTGLLEKISSMMDVRFERYFNGVSDCSYCCVDPDFDEGMVEKNLLLWGKAYPFDLESLKKLQIPFLLLGPWGKDLHERTERVHIESVSQKLPHILDTIISYVGQAEL; via the coding sequence ATGGCACGAGCAGCACGCGTTATGGAAATTTTACAAGATATGATTCATATTGACAGCGAGACGAATACGCCTAAAGAACGACAGATGGAATTATACCTGCAGCAGTTCTTTTCTCATCTCGATGACGTCGCCAGCGGCCTCATCCACGTACCCGACGATAATTGCCAGCGGTCTGTCGTCTACGGCCTCGTCCGCGGCAGTACGGGCCATACGGTCATTTTCATGAATCATCACGATGTCGTCGACGTAGAGTCCTATGGCTATCTGCGGGACCAGGCCTTTGACCCGCAAGGGCTGTATAAGGCACTGGAACGGGCTCCGCTCAGTGAGGACGTGCGCCGGGACTGGGAAAGCGGGGAGTGGCTCTTTGGCCGCGGCTCCTGTGACATGAAAGGCGGCGCGGCTGCGCAATTAGCCGTCTTTGAGGATTATGCAGCCCATCCGGGCAAGGCCAGCCTGATTTATTTATCCCTGCCTGATGAAGAAACGTATTCGGCCGGCATGCGGACGGCCATTACCCTGCTCAATGAATTGCGTTCTTCTTATGGCCTGATCTACGATATCCTCATCGACAGCGAACCGAACCATAAAGAACAGGGGAAACTCGTGGCTTACACCGGTTCTGTCGGCAAAATCCTGCCCGTCGTCCTGGTCCAGGGCAAACCAGTCCACATCGGCTGCTATGATAAAGGCATGAATCCCGTCGGCGTCCTGGCCCACCTCATCGCGGCGACCGAAGGCAGCCGGGAACTGACCGACAGCTGCGATGGTGAACAGACGCCGCCGCCGGCCTGGGTCTATCTGCGGGACCGCAAGGAACGGTACGACGTGACCCTGCCCCAGCGCGTAGCTGCCGCCCTGAACCTGCTAACTTACGACAAGACACCGGACGATGTCATGTATGTCCTTTTGGAAGAAACGCGGCGGGCCGTCCATGACTTGCAGCAGACCATGGGCAGCAATCTGCCCGTCTCCGTCTGCAGTGCCGATGAGCTCTTGCAGCAGGCTGCGGCCTACCCCGGCTTCGACGTCTTCTATGAAGCGGCTAAACAGGCTTCTTTCGTCGCCCTGCAAGACGGGCGCAGCACCTATGCCGAAGAAACGATACACCTCTTGGAGCAGATTCTCGATTTCACGGGCATGACGGCGCCGATGGCCGTCGTCGCTTTTGCGCCACCTTATTATCCGGCAGCCGACAGCCTGTCTTTCCCGACGCCGGCCTTTACAGGCTTGCTGGAAAAGATTTCCTCGATGATGGATGTCCGCTTTGAACGCTATTTCAACGGCGTTTCCGATTGCAGTTACTGCTGCGTCGACCCCGATTTTGACGAAGGCATGGTCGAAAAGAACTTGCTCCTCTGGGGCAAAGCCTATCCCTTTGACTTGGAAAGTTTGAAAAAATTGCAGATTCCCTTCCTCCTCCTGGGACCGTGGGGCAAGGACTTGCACGAACGGACAGAACGCGTCCATATTGAAAGCGTATCGCAGAAATTGCCTCATATCCTCGATACCATCATTTCTTACGTCGGCCAGGCTGAATTATAA
- a CDS encoding hydrolase yields MERAQALALLQKYNQEPFHIMHALTVEGVMRWYAQELGYGDDVDFWGLVGLLHDVDFEKYPDQHCKKAPELLKEIDADDAFIHAVVCHGYGICVDVAPEHLMEKVLFAADELTGLIWAAAKMRPSKSTKDMEVKSLKKKFKDKRFAAGCSRDVIKQGAETLGWDLNDLFEKTILAMRSCEDGVRKECLELTGVEE; encoded by the coding sequence ATGGAACGCGCACAAGCATTGGCTTTATTGCAAAAATATAATCAGGAACCGTTTCACATCATGCATGCTCTGACCGTCGAAGGCGTTATGCGCTGGTATGCCCAGGAACTGGGCTATGGCGACGACGTCGATTTCTGGGGACTCGTCGGCCTGCTCCACGATGTGGATTTTGAAAAATATCCGGACCAGCACTGTAAAAAGGCGCCGGAACTGTTGAAAGAAATCGATGCCGACGACGCTTTCATCCACGCTGTCGTTTGCCATGGCTATGGCATCTGTGTCGACGTCGCACCGGAACACTTGATGGAAAAAGTCCTCTTCGCGGCCGACGAATTGACGGGCCTCATCTGGGCTGCCGCCAAAATGCGTCCGTCCAAGAGCACGAAAGACATGGAAGTCAAGAGCCTGAAGAAGAAATTCAAAGATAAGCGCTTCGCCGCTGGCTGTTCCCGGGATGTCATCAAACAGGGGGCAGAAACCCTGGGCTGGGACTTGAACGACCTCTTTGAAAAGACGATTTTAGCTATGCGCTCCTGTGAAGACGGCGTCCGCAAGGAATGTCTGGAACTGACAGGCGTAGAAGAATAA
- a CDS encoding GntP family permease, with protein sequence MEIVAIVLSLFLLVTFAYRGFSVILFAPIFALFAASFSGLPILPGYTELFMAKAVTYIKSFFPVFLLGAVFGKVMEETGMARSIAMETIKLIGKDKAVFAVVFACMILCYGGISMFVCAFAVYPFAAALFREADIPKRLIPACFVAGVFTATMDCYPGSPQIQNIIPTIYLGTTTFAAPILGLICGTLLIVLCFIYLEFRRKQMARSGEGYGNHTLNETVIDPEASLPPWQLSIIPLIVVLVLNFYFSMIFQWDESLLEPFRAMNVPLLAKGVHNVVAIWALVLGLLAAIIIAAATGRKFMSKNTSVKAALNAGALGSLLAIMNTASEVGYGNVISSLPGFMEVADALLGIGQGMPLFNVALMVNILAGITGSASGGLSIALDIFGQHFLAETAAVGIPAEVVHRIAAMASGGMDSLPHNGAVITTLAICGLTHREAYKDMFAITLLKVVVAFFGVFFYMLTGIV encoded by the coding sequence ATGGAAATTGTTGCTATCGTCCTAAGTTTATTTTTACTTGTCACATTTGCTTATCGCGGATTTTCGGTTATTTTGTTTGCGCCGATTTTCGCCCTCTTTGCAGCCAGCTTTTCGGGGCTGCCGATTTTACCGGGGTATACGGAATTGTTCATGGCTAAAGCCGTTACCTACATCAAATCCTTCTTCCCGGTCTTCCTCCTCGGTGCCGTTTTCGGCAAGGTCATGGAAGAAACGGGCATGGCCCGCAGTATCGCTATGGAAACGATCAAGCTCATCGGGAAAGATAAGGCTGTCTTCGCCGTCGTCTTCGCCTGCATGATCCTCTGCTATGGCGGTATTTCCATGTTCGTCTGTGCTTTTGCTGTTTATCCCTTCGCTGCCGCTCTGTTCCGCGAAGCTGATATTCCGAAACGTTTGATTCCGGCCTGCTTCGTTGCCGGCGTCTTCACGGCTACCATGGACTGCTATCCTGGTTCGCCGCAGATCCAGAACATCATCCCGACGATTTATTTGGGAACGACGACTTTTGCCGCTCCAATCTTAGGTTTGATTTGCGGTACTTTATTGATCGTCCTCTGCTTCATTTACCTCGAATTTCGCCGCAAACAGATGGCCCGTTCCGGCGAAGGCTATGGCAACCATACCCTCAATGAAACGGTCATCGATCCGGAAGCTTCTCTTCCGCCCTGGCAGTTGTCCATCATTCCGCTCATCGTCGTCCTGGTCCTGAACTTCTACTTCTCCATGATTTTCCAGTGGGATGAATCCTTATTAGAACCGTTCCGCGCCATGAACGTGCCCCTGTTGGCTAAAGGCGTCCACAATGTCGTCGCTATCTGGGCCCTGGTCCTCGGCCTCTTGGCTGCTATCATCATCGCCGCTGCAACGGGCCGCAAATTCATGTCCAAGAACACCAGCGTCAAAGCTGCTCTTAATGCCGGCGCTCTCGGTTCTCTGCTGGCTATCATGAACACGGCTTCCGAAGTTGGTTACGGCAACGTAATTTCGTCCTTGCCGGGCTTCATGGAAGTCGCTGATGCCCTCCTCGGTATCGGCCAGGGCATGCCGTTGTTCAACGTCGCCTTGATGGTCAACATCCTGGCTGGTATCACCGGTTCTGCTTCCGGTGGTTTGAGTATCGCCCTCGATATCTTTGGTCAGCACTTCCTGGCAGAAACAGCTGCTGTCGGTATTCCGGCTGAAGTCGTCCACCGTATTGCAGCCATGGCTTCCGGCGGTATGGACAGCCTGCCCCATAACGGTGCTGTCATCACGACCTTGGCTATCTGCGGTCTGACTCATCGCGAAGCTTATAAGGATATGTTCGCCATTACCCTCTTGAAAGTAGTCGTCGCCTTCTTCGGCGTATTCTTCTACATGTTAACTGGTATTGTATGA
- a CDS encoding pro-sigmaK processing inhibitor BofA family protein — MEYLWIAAGVFVLFLVHKLILAPMRHLLVNVVVGLIVLYGVNHFGYLFGFQHVPITIGTGLIIGLFGLPGVVLVTLYYTFF, encoded by the coding sequence ATGGAATATCTATGGATAGCCGCAGGCGTTTTTGTCCTGTTCTTAGTGCATAAGCTCATCTTGGCACCGATGCGCCATTTACTGGTCAATGTCGTCGTCGGCCTCATCGTCCTGTACGGTGTCAACCATTTTGGCTATCTTTTTGGCTTCCAGCACGTCCCCATCACCATCGGGACAGGCCTCATTATCGGCCTGTTCGGCTTGCCCGGGGTCGTACTGGTTACCTTGTATTACACGTTTTTTTAA
- the sfsA gene encoding DNA/RNA nuclease SfsA, whose protein sequence is MDMFSIRKGAFIDRPNRFIAHVALDGDIVTCHMPNPGRMWELLFPGVAVYIRPAANPKRRTAYDVVGIERDGIPILLDTQYNNDTAAWLVQEHRIPGWEDWDLIRREVTVGDSRFDLLLGRGEERFFVEVKSCTLFSRNGAMFPDAVTERGRKHILELAAMSRQGIHTGVLFLVHWDRARWFLPDYHTDPAFAQAFYEAAPHLDWKALALHWDGSFSRPGVAGVLAYPQAILERENHDGGDYTFILHLPETKDIVIGSKGSFHFPAGYYVYTGSARKNLAARLARHSRKRKKMHWHIDYLRQEADVVAALPIRTADDLEHDLARAVGAVSDWSIDGFGCTDCTCPSHLFGFTVNPIHYRPFIQIVEDFRMNRLDSSIFYAIMG, encoded by the coding sequence ATGGACATGTTTTCTATCCGCAAGGGGGCCTTTATCGACAGGCCCAACCGTTTCATCGCCCATGTCGCTTTGGATGGGGATATCGTGACTTGCCATATGCCCAATCCCGGCCGCATGTGGGAACTGCTCTTTCCCGGCGTCGCTGTCTATATCCGGCCGGCAGCCAATCCCAAGCGGCGGACGGCTTACGACGTCGTCGGCATCGAGCGCGACGGCATCCCGATTCTGCTCGATACGCAGTACAATAATGATACGGCGGCCTGGCTGGTCCAGGAACACCGCATCCCCGGCTGGGAAGACTGGGACCTCATCCGCCGGGAAGTCACCGTCGGCGACAGCCGCTTCGACCTCCTCCTGGGACGGGGAGAAGAACGCTTTTTCGTCGAAGTCAAGTCGTGTACCCTTTTCAGCCGAAACGGCGCCATGTTCCCCGATGCCGTCACCGAACGGGGCCGAAAGCATATCCTGGAACTAGCCGCCATGAGTCGTCAGGGCATCCATACGGGCGTCTTGTTCTTGGTCCATTGGGACCGGGCCCGCTGGTTCCTGCCGGATTATCATACGGATCCGGCCTTTGCCCAGGCCTTTTATGAAGCGGCACCGCACCTGGACTGGAAAGCCCTAGCCCTGCACTGGGACGGCTCCTTTTCCCGGCCCGGCGTAGCCGGTGTGTTAGCGTATCCCCAGGCTATCCTGGAACGGGAGAATCACGACGGCGGTGATTATACATTCATCCTGCACCTGCCAGAAACGAAGGATATCGTCATCGGTTCCAAAGGGAGCTTCCATTTCCCGGCCGGCTACTATGTCTATACCGGGTCGGCCCGGAAGAACCTGGCTGCCCGCCTGGCCCGGCACAGCCGCAAGCGCAAGAAGATGCACTGGCATATCGATTACCTGCGGCAGGAAGCGGACGTCGTCGCCGCCCTGCCCATCCGGACGGCCGATGACCTGGAACACGACCTGGCACGGGCCGTCGGCGCCGTTTCCGACTGGTCCATCGACGGCTTTGGCTGCACGGACTGTACGTGTCCGTCCCATCTCTTCGGCTTTACGGTCAATCCCATCCATTACCGGCCCTTCATCCAGATTGTCGAAGATTTCCGCATGAACCGCCTAGACTCGTCTATTTTTTATGCTATAATGGGGTAA